The Coffea arabica cultivar ET-39 chromosome 9e, Coffea Arabica ET-39 HiFi, whole genome shotgun sequence genome has a window encoding:
- the LOC140014877 gene encoding uncharacterized protein — MGDKIANFTGVKNFTNHVWGYPRNLRVTEIGSNVFQFQFEKEVERERVLRGGPWILDNQVLVIREWSAGFEKKIECFRFSPLRIQIWNLPTHWMSSAAGVKIGRVFRNVKEVILPPGRGKEGKHMKILAEIDLLQPLIKGTTIKLNGEVVWVEFKYERCPDFCYKCGIIGHGDKVCKLERNLNQAHREAQFGP, encoded by the coding sequence ATGGGTGACAAGATTGCTAATTTCACAGGAGTTAAAAATTTCACTAATCATGTCTGGGGGTATCCCAGAAACTTAAGAGTGACGGAAATAGGATCCAATGTTTTTCAGTTTCAGTTTGAGAAGGAGGTTGAAAGGGAAAGAGTGCTAAGAGGAGGACCATGGATTCTGGACAATCAAGTGTTAGTGATCAGAGAATGGAGTGCAggctttgaaaagaaaattgagtGCTTCAGATTCTCACCACTACGGATTCAGATCTGGAACTTGCCAACCCACTGGATGAGCAGTGCAGCGGGAGTAAAGATTGGAAGGGTATTTCGAAATGTAAAGGAAGTCATTCTGCCTCCAGGAAGGGGGAAAGAAGGGAAGCACATGAAGATATTGGCAGAGATTGACCTATTACAACCTCTTATTAAAGGCACTACAATAAAGCTTAATGGGGAAGTAGTCTGGGTAGAATTCAAGTATGAAAGATGCCCGGATTTCTGCTATAAATGTGGGATAATAGGTCATGGAGATAAGGTGTGTAAACTGGAAAGGAATTTGAATCAGGCGCATAGAGAGGCTCAGTTTGGACCGTAG